Proteins encoded together in one Capsicum annuum cultivar UCD-10X-F1 unplaced genomic scaffold, UCD10Xv1.1 ctg3001, whole genome shotgun sequence window:
- the LOC124891070 gene encoding probable serine/threonine-protein kinase PBL7 isoform X1: MGCFPCSGDPSVKKRERKRIQANNQYKRDDQPNPKPDTLKASEHKVVKKEESENANQSTTRMDGDCSSVSRGGETDGIKINGVNKARAFKFNELVAATENFKAEYFLGEGGFGKVYKGRLADTGQVVAIKQLNPDGCQGNREFIVEVLTLSMADHPNLVKLIGYCVEGHHRVLVYEFMPLGSLEDHLHDPWPDKKLLDWNTRMKIAAGAARGLEYLHDKMKPPVIYRDLKGSNILLGEGYHPKLSDFGLAKVGPLGDKTHVSTRVMGTYGYCAPDYAMTGQLTFKSDIYSFGVVLLEIITGRKAIDNTKSTAEQNLVAWARPLFKDRKKFHQMADPALEGHYPARGLYQALAIAAMCVQEQPNMRPLIADIVTALNYLASQKYDPEAQPPQGSRKHSSSKKSRSIDETKTPISVDGDDRRHSE, encoded by the exons ATGGGGTGTTTCCCTTGTTCTGGTGATCCATCAgtcaagaaaagagaaagaaaaagaatccaagccaataatcaatacaaaaGGGATGATCAACCAAACCCCAAACCag ATACACTAAAGGCGAGTGAACATAAAGTTGTGAAGAAGGAAGAGTCTGAAAATGCAAACCAATCTACAACTAGGATGGATGGCGATTGTAGTAGCGTTTCCAGAGGTGGGGAAACTGATGGAATTAAGATTAATGGAGTGAATAAAGCGCGGGCGTTTAAATTTAATGAACTGGTAGCCGCAACAGAAAATTTCAAGGCAGAGTATTTCTTGGGTGAAGGTGGCTTTGGCAAAGTATACAAAGGTCGTCTGGCAGATACTGGTCAG GTTGTAGCCATCAAACAACTCAACCCCGATGGATGTCAGGGAAACAGGGAATTCATTGTGGAAGTACTCACTCTAAGTATGGCTGACCACCCTAATCTTGTCAAACTAATTGGTTATTGTGTCGAGGGACATCATAGGGTGTTGGTCTACGAGTTCATGCCTCTTGGTTCATTAGAAGACCATTTACATG ACCCTTGGCCAGATAAAAAACTCCTTGATTGGAACACCAGAATGAAGATAGCTGCAGGTGCTGCAAGGGGCTTGGAGTATTTGCACGACAAAATGAAACCGCCTGTTATTTATCGTGACTTGAAGGGATCCAATATTCTGCTTGGAGAGGGGTACCATCCAAAATTATCTGATTTCGGTTTGGCTAAAGTGGGTCCTCTTGGAGACAAAACTCATGTCTCTACCAGAGTGATGGGTACATATGGATACTGTGCACCCGATTATGCTATGACTGGCCAACTGACATTCAAATCAGATATCTACAGCTTTGGAGTTGTTCTTTTGGAGATTATCACAGGCAGGAAAGCAATCGACAATACAAAATCTACTGCGGAGCAAAACCTTGTTGCTTGG GCGCGACCACTGTTCAAAGACCGGAAGAAATTCCACCAGATGGCAGATCCTGCACTAGAAGGCCATTATCCTGCGAGGGGTTTATATCAAGCTCTTGCAATTGCTGCTATGTGTGTCCAGGAGCAACCTAATATGCGGCCTCTCATTGCCGATATAGTCACTGCTCTCAACTACCTTGCCTCCCAAAAGTATGACCCCGAAGCCCAGCCTCCCCAAGGATCGCGTAAACATTCTTCTTCCAAAAAATCCAGATCAATAGATGAAACAAAGACCCCCATTAGTGTTGACGGTGATGACAGAAGGCATTCAGAGTGA
- the LOC124891070 gene encoding probable serine/threonine-protein kinase PBL7 isoform X2, giving the protein MADHPNLVKLIGYCVEGHHRVLVYEFMPLGSLEDHLHDPWPDKKLLDWNTRMKIAAGAARGLEYLHDKMKPPVIYRDLKGSNILLGEGYHPKLSDFGLAKVGPLGDKTHVSTRVMGTYGYCAPDYAMTGQLTFKSDIYSFGVVLLEIITGRKAIDNTKSTAEQNLVAWARPLFKDRKKFHQMADPALEGHYPARGLYQALAIAAMCVQEQPNMRPLIADIVTALNYLASQKYDPEAQPPQGSRKHSSSKKSRSIDETKTPISVDGDDRRHSE; this is encoded by the exons ATGGCTGACCACCCTAATCTTGTCAAACTAATTGGTTATTGTGTCGAGGGACATCATAGGGTGTTGGTCTACGAGTTCATGCCTCTTGGTTCATTAGAAGACCATTTACATG ACCCTTGGCCAGATAAAAAACTCCTTGATTGGAACACCAGAATGAAGATAGCTGCAGGTGCTGCAAGGGGCTTGGAGTATTTGCACGACAAAATGAAACCGCCTGTTATTTATCGTGACTTGAAGGGATCCAATATTCTGCTTGGAGAGGGGTACCATCCAAAATTATCTGATTTCGGTTTGGCTAAAGTGGGTCCTCTTGGAGACAAAACTCATGTCTCTACCAGAGTGATGGGTACATATGGATACTGTGCACCCGATTATGCTATGACTGGCCAACTGACATTCAAATCAGATATCTACAGCTTTGGAGTTGTTCTTTTGGAGATTATCACAGGCAGGAAAGCAATCGACAATACAAAATCTACTGCGGAGCAAAACCTTGTTGCTTGG GCGCGACCACTGTTCAAAGACCGGAAGAAATTCCACCAGATGGCAGATCCTGCACTAGAAGGCCATTATCCTGCGAGGGGTTTATATCAAGCTCTTGCAATTGCTGCTATGTGTGTCCAGGAGCAACCTAATATGCGGCCTCTCATTGCCGATATAGTCACTGCTCTCAACTACCTTGCCTCCCAAAAGTATGACCCCGAAGCCCAGCCTCCCCAAGGATCGCGTAAACATTCTTCTTCCAAAAAATCCAGATCAATAGATGAAACAAAGACCCCCATTAGTGTTGACGGTGATGACAGAAGGCATTCAGAGTGA